A stretch of the Ostrea edulis chromosome 9, xbOstEdul1.1, whole genome shotgun sequence genome encodes the following:
- the LOC125662239 gene encoding uncharacterized protein LOC125662239 produces MTTGKRQVGIDECVKLTSTPVLHTSVCVTGVSCVLHISPVTSDRLWVCDWFNSILTDTTGVTIHRVTGISPGFGVHTVDSSDELIYIDSDYNINKLSIENGSDTTLLANTSPWRPECVYFSPFTGDLMIGMYNYKTDTAKITRYNSSGHHTLTIQYDNTGHTLYSHPHFITENKNGDIIVSDWINYNRGAVVVTECWGRYRFSYTGPPSGSSLSPLGICTDVLSHILVCDDNTHTVQMIDKDGHFLSLLLTQPNGIDKPYSLDYDNKTHLLWVGSYNTLSVYRYIQRRHSLTGMSCTYVVYCPISDIFRWVTP; encoded by the coding sequence ATGACAACAGGAAAACGACAAGTAGGAATAGACGAGTGTGTGAAACTGACGTCCACACCTGTATTACACACGTCTGTCTGTGTGACAGGTGTTAGTTGTGTGTTACACATATCTCCTGTGACGTCAGATCGGTTATGGGTATGTGATTGGTTCAATTCCATCTTGACAGACACAACAGGAGTCACTATACACCGTGTGACAGGTATATCACCGGGGTTTGGAGTACACACAGTGGACAGTTCTGATGAACTGATTTATATAGACAGTGATTATAACATCAACAAACTGTCTATAGAGAATGGATCAGATACCACACTATTAGCAAATACATCTCCATGGAGACcagagtgtgtgtatttctcCCCGTTCACTGGAGATCTAATGATCGGAATGTATAACTATAAAACAGATACCGCCAAGATAACCCGGTACAACAGTAGTGGTCATCACACTCTGACCATTCAGTACGACAACACAGGTCACACGCTGTATAGTCATCCTCATTTCATCACTGAGAATAAGAACGGTGATATCATTGTGTCCGATTGGATTAATTATAACCGTGGTGCTGTAGTGGTGACAGAGTGCTGGGGGAGATATCGATTCTCCTACACAGGACCTCCATCAGGATCATCACTATCACCACTGGGAATCTGTACAGACGTGCTGTCACACAtcctggtgtgtgatgataacaCCCACACAGTACAGATGATTGACAAGGATGGTCACTTCCTGTCTCTGTTATTGACACAACCGAACGGGATAGACAAACCATACAGTCTGGACTATGATAATAAAACTCACCTTCTCTGGGTCGGATCATACAACACACtgtctgtatatagatatatacagaGGAGGCACTCTCTGACTGGTATGTCCTGTACTTATGTAGTTTATTGTCCTATATCAGATATATTCAGATGGGTAACTCCCTGA